A single Anatilimnocola floriformis DNA region contains:
- a CDS encoding DUF1553 domain-containing protein: MRAWLLLTLVFSLGVSRAHAAEPAIDFDRQIATLLASRCLDCHSGAEPKGKLDLSTAAGALRGGESGPAIVPGKLTDSQLWERIAAGDMPPKKPLPEKEKELLKAWLTAGGKWGSDPIDPYRFSTTARAGQDWWSLQPLRVARELSRESAIDAMLQQKLKEQQLDFSSAADRRTLIRRLSFDLAGLPPTPEEIESFTKDDSPQAYEKLVQRLLDSPHYGERWARHWLDVAHFGESDGFEFDKMRPNAWRYRDWVIDSLNRDMPYDEFAKLQIAGDVLRPSDPQAVIATGFLVGGAFDSLLPAGDAMRQIMRQDELEDIVGLVGQSFLGLTVHCARCHDHKFDPIRAADYYNLAASLAGVRRGERSLPANPPPSELLERQQKLVKQLKGLEEPARTTILAKRKQAIESNNAKLPEPFAAWEFDEDVKDSQGQLHGQLQGKARVENGALVLDGASYVTTSPLPRRIKEKTFEVWVKLANLQQRGGGVMTLQTLDGSIFDSLVYAERNAGHWLAGSNFFQRTKDLQGTAETEADKQFVHIALVYHGDGRIAAYRNGQPYGSEYPSGAAVSFDADKSQIVFGLRHGPAGEGKLLKGLIDRARLYARALTPDEIAASAGVASSYVAEAELVAQLSADQQKQRETIKGELAALTNQVDSVREPKTFAVTPQQPDVSYLLIRGNPTQKGPEAKPAGIRSLTPNHFDFELAANAPEPDRRRKLAEWIASEKNPLFARTLVNRVWQYHFGQGLVLTPNDLGYSGGQPSHPELLDCLAAKFIENKWSLKELHRLIVTSRAYQQSSLPREAAMKVDSQNRLLWRFSPRRLEAESVRDAMLMAAGELNPARGGVSFKDFEPFNRGGTQFYRPIDVSGPEFNRRSIYRMWARGGKNPLLDTFDCPDPSTTTPTRGSTTTPLQALSLLNHSFTLRMADSFAERLKREEKENEAEQIRLAFVLTTGSTPADEQLAASRAFVQKHGLSPFCRVLLNSNAFLYVD, translated from the coding sequence ATGCGAGCCTGGTTGCTACTGACTCTCGTTTTCTCGCTCGGCGTTTCGCGCGCCCACGCTGCAGAGCCAGCCATCGATTTCGATCGCCAGATCGCGACGCTCCTCGCCAGCCGTTGCCTCGATTGTCACAGCGGTGCGGAGCCGAAAGGAAAGCTCGATCTTTCGACCGCTGCCGGCGCACTGCGTGGCGGCGAGTCGGGGCCGGCCATTGTTCCTGGCAAACTGACCGACAGTCAACTTTGGGAACGAATCGCTGCCGGCGATATGCCGCCGAAGAAGCCGTTGCCGGAGAAAGAAAAAGAACTGCTGAAGGCCTGGCTCACGGCTGGCGGAAAATGGGGTAGCGATCCGATCGATCCGTATCGCTTCAGCACGACAGCCCGCGCCGGACAGGATTGGTGGTCGCTGCAACCCCTGCGAGTTGCTCGCGAACTGTCTCGCGAAAGTGCGATCGATGCAATGTTGCAACAAAAGCTGAAGGAACAGCAACTCGATTTTTCTTCCGCCGCCGACCGTCGTACTCTCATTCGCCGATTGAGTTTTGATCTCGCTGGTTTGCCACCGACGCCTGAGGAAATCGAATCGTTCACCAAAGATGATTCGCCGCAGGCCTACGAAAAACTCGTGCAGCGATTACTCGATTCGCCACATTATGGCGAACGCTGGGCTCGTCACTGGCTCGACGTGGCGCACTTCGGCGAGAGCGATGGATTTGAGTTCGACAAGATGCGGCCGAATGCCTGGCGGTATCGCGATTGGGTGATCGACTCGCTGAACCGCGATATGCCCTACGACGAGTTTGCGAAGCTGCAGATTGCTGGCGATGTACTGCGGCCGAGCGATCCGCAGGCGGTCATCGCGACGGGCTTTCTCGTCGGCGGTGCGTTCGATAGTTTGCTGCCGGCCGGTGATGCGATGCGGCAGATCATGCGGCAGGATGAACTCGAGGATATCGTTGGTCTCGTGGGGCAATCGTTCCTCGGCCTGACGGTGCACTGCGCTCGCTGTCACGATCATAAGTTTGATCCCATTCGCGCCGCCGATTACTACAACCTAGCCGCCTCGCTGGCCGGCGTTCGTCGCGGCGAACGGAGTTTGCCGGCGAATCCACCGCCGAGCGAATTGCTCGAACGGCAGCAGAAACTCGTCAAGCAATTGAAGGGATTAGAAGAGCCTGCCCGCACGACGATCCTGGCGAAACGTAAGCAGGCAATCGAAAGCAACAACGCGAAACTCCCTGAACCCTTCGCGGCTTGGGAATTTGATGAGGATGTGAAAGACTCGCAGGGGCAACTGCATGGCCAGTTGCAAGGCAAAGCTCGCGTTGAAAACGGCGCGCTCGTGCTCGATGGCGCCTCGTACGTGACGACCTCCCCCCTGCCCCGCCGCATCAAGGAAAAGACGTTTGAAGTCTGGGTGAAGCTCGCCAATTTGCAGCAACGTGGCGGCGGTGTGATGACGCTGCAGACGCTCGATGGCAGTATTTTCGACTCGCTCGTTTATGCCGAACGCAATGCCGGGCATTGGCTGGCCGGCAGTAACTTTTTTCAGCGGACCAAAGACCTGCAAGGCACGGCAGAGACCGAAGCCGACAAACAGTTCGTGCACATCGCCCTGGTCTACCACGGCGATGGCCGCATCGCCGCCTATCGCAACGGCCAGCCGTACGGCAGCGAGTATCCGTCGGGCGCCGCGGTCTCTTTCGATGCTGACAAATCGCAAATCGTCTTCGGCCTGCGGCATGGGCCAGCCGGTGAAGGCAAGCTGCTGAAGGGGCTGATCGATCGCGCTCGGCTGTATGCTCGCGCCCTCACGCCGGACGAGATCGCTGCTTCAGCGGGCGTTGCTTCGTCGTATGTCGCCGAAGCAGAACTGGTTGCACAGCTCAGCGCTGACCAGCAGAAACAACGCGAGACGATTAAGGGTGAATTGGCCGCGCTGACGAATCAAGTCGATTCGGTACGTGAGCCGAAAACGTTCGCCGTCACGCCGCAACAGCCCGATGTTTCTTACTTGCTGATTCGCGGCAATCCAACGCAGAAAGGTCCCGAGGCAAAGCCAGCCGGCATTCGTTCGCTCACGCCGAACCATTTTGATTTTGAATTGGCCGCTAACGCTCCTGAGCCGGATCGCCGCCGCAAGCTGGCCGAGTGGATTGCCAGCGAAAAGAATCCTCTCTTCGCGCGCACGCTCGTCAACCGCGTCTGGCAGTATCACTTCGGTCAGGGACTGGTCCTCACGCCGAACGACTTGGGCTATAGCGGCGGTCAACCGTCGCATCCCGAGTTGCTCGACTGCCTCGCCGCAAAGTTCATTGAGAACAAGTGGAGCCTGAAAGAACTGCATCGGCTCATCGTTACCAGTCGCGCCTATCAGCAGTCGTCGTTGCCGCGCGAAGCAGCGATGAAGGTCGACAGCCAGAACCGCCTGCTGTGGCGGTTCTCACCGCGGCGACTCGAAGCGGAGTCGGTGCGCGATGCGATGCTGATGGCCGCTGGTGAACTGAACCCCGCCCGCGGAGGCGTGAGCTTCAAGGACTTCGAGCCGTTCAATCGCGGCGGCACGCAGTTCTACAGACCCATCGACGTGAGCGGACCGGAATTCAATCGCCGCAGCATTTATCGCATGTGGGCCCGTGGCGGCAAGAATCCGCTGCTCGATACCTTCGACTGTCCCGATCCTTCGACCACCACGCCAACCCGCGGCAGTACGACCACACCGCTGCAGGCTCTGTCGCTTCTCAATCATTCCTTCACGTTGCGAATGGCCGATAGTTTTGCCGAGCGACTCAAGCGTGAAGAAAAAGAAAACGAAGCCGAGCAGATCCGTCTGGCCTTTGTGCTTACCACCGGTTCAACTCCCGCCGATGAGCAGCTGGCCGCGAGCCGGGCGTTTGTGCAGAAGCATGGCTTGTCGCCGTTCTGCCGCGTGTTGTTGAACTCGAACGCGTTCCTGTATGTCGATTAG